One window of Amaranthus tricolor cultivar Red isolate AtriRed21 chromosome 11, ASM2621246v1, whole genome shotgun sequence genomic DNA carries:
- the LOC130827514 gene encoding uncharacterized protein LOC130827514: MSAIMSESMIVSTTQQDSSSLGASIQSQNEVQFIKCECCGLIEECTLAYIERIRQGYMGKWVCGLCSEAVKNEVIRSEKLISTEEALNRLLNVCRSFRSSSPPAGGDPTVHLISAMRHILRRSFDSPRGGLRSTPGSPSRESLDQRRAVLARSESCFADL, encoded by the coding sequence ATGTCAGCAATTATGAGTGAATCAATGATAGTATCAACAACCCAACAAGATTCATCATCATTAGGAGCATCAATTCAATCACAAAATGAAGTTCAATTCATAAAATGTGAATGTTGTGGTTTAATAGAGGAATGTACCCTTGCTTATATTGAGAGGATCCGACAAGGTTATATGGGTAAATGGGTATGTGGGCTTTGCTCCGAAGCTGTTAAAAACGAGGTTATTCGATCCGAAAAGCTTATTAGTACCGAAGAAGCTTTAAATCGCCTTCTAAATGTGTGTAGAAGCTTCCGATCATCTTCCCCGCCGGCGGGTGGTGATCCGACGGTCCATCTTATCTCGGCGATGCGTCATATACTCCGTAGGAGCTTTGATAGTCCACGGGGCGGGCTTCGGTCTACACCTGGAAGCCCGAGCCGGGAATCATTGGATCAGAGACGGGCTGTTCTTGCTAGATCCGAAAGTTGCTTTGCGGATCTTTGA